A window from Culex pipiens pallens isolate TS chromosome 3, TS_CPP_V2, whole genome shotgun sequence encodes these proteins:
- the LOC120417416 gene encoding E3 ubiquitin-protein ligase MARCHF3-like, with product MTQTKTEPTANDPSSKPQEQDSVTEEEVSIGSIAAIPERQYSSTDSMSCRICQSATDKSRLISPCLCKGTLRYVHRECLEHWLSRSGLTHCELCLHRFQTYTTLRYGCCESLWLWYRHPSNRGLLLSDALIYVVLSFICFMLTMICVLVLRFQYDRGSSLQETLASTAIVCFLLLVLIVYLTNIVVLAKDHLVPWYRWWRSSRRIRLSEITLEEPGSHSHLGTVV from the exons ATGACCCAAACCAAAACTGAACCCACTGCCAATGATCCTAGTTCTAAACCGCAGGAACAGGATAGCGTCACCGAGGAAGAAGTATCCATCGGAAGTATCGCCGCTATCCCGGAAAGGCAGTACAGCAGCACTGATTCCATGTCCTGCCGGATCTGCCAGAGTGCCACGGACAAGTCACG TTTAATCTCACCCTGCCTGTGCAAAGGAACGCTCCGATACGTGCACCGAGAGTGCCTCGAGCACTGGCTCAGCCGGTCTGGACTTACCCACTGCGAGCTGTGTTTGCACAGGTTCCAAACGTACACCACGCTCAG GTACGGCTGCTGTGAATCCCTGTGGCTATGGTATCGTCACCCGAGCAATCGAGGGTTACTTCTG TCGGACGCACTGATTTATGTCGTCCTGTCATTCATCTGCTTCATGCTGACGATGATCTGCGTTCTGGTGCTTCGCTTCCAGTACGACCGGGGCAGCAGCCTGCAGGAGACCCTTGCCTCGACGGCCATCGTTTGCTTTCTGCTCCTGGTG CTAATTGTGTACCTGACCAACATCGTCGTGCTGGCCAAGGACCACCTCGTTCCGTGGTATCG ATGGTGGCGTTCGTCCCGGAGGATTCGACTGTCGGAGATTACCCTGGAGGAACCCGGCAGCCATAGCCATTTGGGAACTGTGGTTTGA